GGTCCACGACATAGGTGTCGCCGTGGGGCTCCCAGTACCACCTCCCGAAGCTCGCGGGCCGGCCGTTGGCGTCCCGCAGCAGCCACTCCGGATGCTCCTTCGCCAGGGACTGAAACTCGCTGACGGTGAACGGCGCGTTCCAGGCGCCGAGTGCAAGACCGTGTTCCGCGAGCCGCTCGGACAACCACCCCAGGCCGTGGGCGAACTGGTCATTCTCGCGGTACTCGCTCGGCAGGAATCCCGCCTCCCACCCGAGATCCACCTCCATGATGGACAGGCCCAGGGGCTTGAGGCGCGTCGCCGCGACCTGTGCATTGGCGAGCACCAGCTCTTCCGACACCGTGAGCCGGTAGGGATACCACGAACACCACGACACCGGGCTGCGCGCCGGCGGCCGCAGGTCGTGCTTGCGCTGCACGTGATCGCCCCACCGTTCGAGCAGCCGCCAGGGGTCCAGGTCCATCATCCAGACGACGCTCTCCAGGGCCAGCTCTTCCGCCGGCTCTACGCGCAGATCCCCGCCGTCGAAGGCGAGCGCCCAGCTGGTCACGCCCGCGCCCTCGGCAAAGGCCATCTGCACCACTCCCATCCAGCGCTCGAAGCTGTCGAAACCCACCAGCAGGGCCTGCCCCACGGTGGGGTTGTAAAGCTCCCAGACGGTGCGAGAGGTTCCTTGGGCCAAGGCGTGCGGGTCGTTCTCCATCGGCTCCGGGGGGCGCGAGTAAACCGCCGGCGTGGGCGCTTGCTCGGCGATGCCGCGGACGCACGCGAAGTAGCCGGCCTCCTCGTAGATGCGCGCGGAGTCTTCGCCGTCGCCGAATGCGGCGCGGCCGGGGGAGGTCAGCTCCAGCAGGGACACGTAGTTTAGCACCGCCGGTTCAGTCGCAGCGCGGGCGAGCCGGGCGGCCATCACCATCCCGCCATCGTCGGCGGGAGCGAAGTCGAGAATCACAGCCGTGCCGGCGGAGGAGAACTCCGCCGTCAGCCGTGCGGAATCCCGGGCCGGCTCGAAGCGCAGCGCGGACGGCACGTGCCGCTCGCCGTCAATGGTCAGCGCCGGCCGCAGTGGGCCCAGGCGCAAGCCGGGCCATCGCGGCGATTCGACCACAACCCCAGCGCCCCTGGGCTCCAGCCGCAGCCGAAACGATCCCAGCGCACATGTGCCTTGGGACATCCCGGCGCCTCCCGCGCGCAAACGATTCCCCGGTATTCGACGCCAGCGTCCCCCGGCCTTCCCGGGCTGACCGGTGTGTCCAATGGGGCCATTGTGTGGGGGGTCGAGCGATGGCAGGCGGTTGCCGGGTGGCGTCGCTCAGGCGCAGGACATCTGCCGCGTTCGTCGTATCTGCGGGAGTAATAGGCCGATCATCGGTGAGGAGCCGGGGTGGCAGCTTGCCGCGCCGACATATTCATCGGCCGGCCGGCGGGGGGCGCGGCCGCGGTCATGGTCTCAGGGTTGGTCTTCTGTGCCAGCGCACTTGCGGGCGGATGGGGCGGGCGCGCCGGGGCCGCGTTTCTCGGACGGCGCGCGCGATGAAGCCGCTGGTCGCTGCCAGATGACGCGGCTGGTGCCGCCGCAACCAGCCGCGCCTGCAATATGCGCGCCGCGCACGGGGTAGGGAAATGATAAGGATCGCCGGGCTGGCGCTCCAGAGCAAACCGGGGGATAAGGACGGCAATTGGCGCAAGGCGCGACGGCTGGTGCGGCGGGCGGCGGCGCGCGGCGCGCAGCTCGTGTGCGCGCCGGAGGGCTTTCTCGAAGGCTACGTCGTCCAGCAGCCGGGCCTGACGCGCGCCGCATACCGGGCCGCCGGCGAGTCAGTGCGGCGCAGCCGTTACCTGCGCGAGATGCGCGACCTCTGCGCCGAGCTGGGCATCTACCTGGCCGCCGGTTTCGCCGAGCGCGCGGGACCGCGCATGCACAACTCGGCGGCGCTCATCGGCCCCGACGGCGCCGTGGTCGGCGTTTTCCGCAAGGTGCACCTGATGGGCGCTGAGCCGCTGAACACCCCCGGCGACGAGTTCCCCGTCTTCGACACCGCGCTCGGCCGCGTCGGCATCATGATCTGCTTCGACCGCCAGCTCCCCGAGGCGGCGCGCTTGCTGGCGCTGCGCGGGGCGCGGCTGATACTGAATCCCTCCGCCGGCATGTATGGCGAGCGAAACGACGTGATGATGCGCACGCGCGCCTACGAGAACGGGCTGTGGATCATCTTCTCCCACCCGCGCGACTGCCTTATCATCTCCCCCGCGGGCGACATCATCGCCCGGGCCGACGGCCCCGACCGGGTGGTGGTGGCCGATGTTGACCTCGACGCCGCCGGCGGCGGGGGGCCGGGGCGTCACCGGCGGCCCGAGGTTTACCGCGACCTGTGCAACCCGCGGCTGCGATTCCCGTCCAAGGACTGACGCGCAGGCCGGCGGGGTTCCCGCACTCGACGGACTGCCCTCAGCCGGGGAAGACCTCTCCCAGCAGCCCTATCGCATTCTCCACCACCACGTCGAGCGCCTCCGGACACAGCTTCGCCCAGTATGAAGTATTGACCTCATGTCCCCCACGCGCCAAGGCCTCGCGGGTGGGGACATAGCCGACGTACTGGGTGGTGCAGTGGGCGACGTAGGTGGGATAGGTCGGGGAGCCGATCTTGATGGCGAGCTGCCCCTCGACGAAGGGCTCTCCCGGCAGGCCGACGATGGCGATGTCACCCACACGCAGGACCTGGATCTCGTAGGGCATTTCGGGCTCGCGGCGGCGCAAGAGATCAACGCTCACCAGTTGCGAGGCCGAAATCCATTCCCCGCTCACGGCGGTCCGCTCGTCGTCTGCCCAGGGCGGCTGGGAATGTCCGGCCAGCGCCTCGCGCGCCGCCGCCAGCGCTTCGGGGGCAACCTCGCGGATCGCCAGTGGCACCTCCCGCCGGCGGCTGTCGAGCGTCTCTTCCTCGCGGAACATCATGCGCTCGATAATGCGCCCCGCGGTCTCCGCCAGCTCCCGCCCCATGCGCCGGTGATCGCACACGAAGTCCGGCTCGAACGGCGGCCACGGGTTGATGTTGCCGCAGCAGCCGTTAATCACCAGCGGCACGCAGTCAGGTCCGTAGATGCGGCGCATCTCCTCCGCCCACGCCCCCGGCCAGTCCGCCGACACCACCAGGTTCGGTAGGTGCGTGAAGACATTGACCGGGTGGCAGGTATGGTGCAGAACCATGGCCACCATGCGCCCGTCGGCGTCGCGCAGGCACACCGCCCCGACCTCGGGATCGGTGGGCCCCTCCAGGTAGCGGACGTCGGTTGGCCCCAGGGGGTGCTGCAGCGAGGAGTACAGCCACGGCATGATCGCCGTGCCGTCGCGGGTCACCCCGCGGCGGTTGAAGGCCAGCCGGTCGTTGACGGCGCTGCCCGCCCCCACCTGCACCGGCTGCAGGCAATCGTCGGCATGGCGGATCGCCTCAATCGCTCCTTGCGCGGCGCGTTCGGCGAACCGCGTCTCTCCCCCGCGCAGCCACTCGAACTCCGCCGGCACGTTGGGGAAGTCATCGTCCAGCATGAAGTGGCCGACGGAGGGCGCGGAGTGAGTCTGGATGGCGTGCACCATCACCGCGTCGTGGGCGAAGCCGAGCTCGGCGGCGGCGGCGCGGATGTGCTCGGTCCAGGGGCGAGTGATGATGGTCACGTCCAAGGTCAGCAAGCACAACTTGCGGTCCCCGCGCTCGAGCACGAGCGCCTTGGCGTACAGGGGATCGAGCACCGACTGGGCGGGCCGGAACCGCCCGATGCTGCCGGCGAGGTGCGCGCCGGCCGGCGGCGTGATCTCGACCTGGGCGGCGCCGGCGCGCAGGGGGCCGGCGGCGGTAGCGGCGTCTGATTTCATCGGCTGTCTCTCTCGGATGCCATCCTATTCGCGCAACTCGTCGCGGTGGTGATGTACCTTTTCGATCGCCGCGATGATGAGGTCAATGTTCGCGCCCTCCATGAGCACGTCTTTCATCAGGCTCACCTGTTCCGCGGCGAGGATGCGCTCGGCGATGGGCAGGACCACCTTCGAGTAGTCCATTTCCCCCGGGTAATGGCCGCAGTTGATGGGGCAGCCGGTGCGCCCGAAGCCATGCTCGCGGAAGACCGGGTTATGGTGCAGCGGGATGCCGTAGGCGTTGCCGGCGGGGATGCCCTCGGCCTGCAGCGCCTGCAGGAAGCGATCGCGGTGGA
Above is a genomic segment from Armatimonadota bacterium containing:
- a CDS encoding carbon-nitrogen hydrolase family protein — its product is MIRIAGLALQSKPGDKDGNWRKARRLVRRAAARGAQLVCAPEGFLEGYVVQQPGLTRAAYRAAGESVRRSRYLREMRDLCAELGIYLAAGFAERAGPRMHNSAALIGPDGAVVGVFRKVHLMGAEPLNTPGDEFPVFDTALGRVGIMICFDRQLPEAARLLALRGARLILNPSAGMYGERNDVMMRTRAYENGLWIIFSHPRDCLIISPAGDIIARADGPDRVVVADVDLDAAGGGGPGRHRRPEVYRDLCNPRLRFPSKD